In Carya illinoinensis cultivar Pawnee chromosome 10, C.illinoinensisPawnee_v1, whole genome shotgun sequence, one DNA window encodes the following:
- the LOC122278808 gene encoding abscisic acid receptor PYL12-like: protein MYIYVHTPHAVTAKNNMNKKMLHNPSQYRKIQGNQKTGAAAAMMISRYHNPVLSANQCGSFQVQTIDAPLPLVWSVVRRFENPKAYKQFVRSSTMRAGNNGGIGSIRDVNIVSGLPARTSTERLEKLDDDMHIMIFSIIGGDHRLVNYRSTTTLHEEAEEKTVVIESYVVDVPLGSKKEDTCTFADTIIGCNLKCLARMTEKMARGNLDF, encoded by the coding sequence atgtatatatatgtacacacaCCACATGCAGTAACGGCAAAGAACAACATGAACAAGAAGATGCTGCATAACCCAAGCCAATATCGAAAAATTCAAGGGAACCAAAAAACAGGAGCAGCTGCAGCCATGATGATAAGCCGCTACCACAACCCCGTCCTCTCAGCAAACCAGTGCGGTTCATTCCAAGTCCAAACCATAGACGCACCCCTTCCCCTAGTTTGGTCCGTGGTCCGCCGCTTCGAGAACCCAAAAGCATACAAGCAGTTCGTCCGGAGTAGCACCATGCGCGCCGGCAATAATGGTGGCATAGGAAGCATACGTGACGTGAATATTGTTTCCGGCTTACCGGCCAGAACTAGCACCGAGAGGCTTGAAAAGCTCGACGACGATATGCACATCATGATTTTCAGCATCATTGGTGGCGATCACCGGCTCGTGAATTATCGTTCTACCACGACTTTGCATGAGGAGGCCGAGGAAAAGACGGTGGTGATCGAGTCGTACGTGGTGGATGTTCCCTTGGGAAGTAAGAAGGAGGATACATGCACTTTTGCGGATACTATAATTGGATGCAACCTTAAATGTTTGGCCAGGATGACCGAGAAGATGGCTCGTGGGAATCTTGATTTTTAA
- the LOC122279446 gene encoding low-temperature-induced cysteine proteinase-like, protein MGSLKIQLLVIFFICASLTCLCFSLPREYSILDHDGLDSALSEERVIELFQRWREKHKRVYEHEQEAEKRFDIFRRNLNYIIEKNARRESPSNAHRLGLNRFADMSNEEFREVYLSKVKKPFNKKSNTLISRNMQQKLRSCDDVPSSLDWRNKGVVTGVKDQGSCGSCWSFSSTGAMEGINAIATGDLISLSEQELVDCDTTNYGCEGGYMDYAFEWVISNGGIDTESDYPYTGVDGTCNITKEETKVVTIDGYEDVAESDSALLCATVQQPISVGMDGSALDFQLYTSGIYDGDCSSDPDDIDHAVLIVGYGSEDGEDYWIVKNSWGTDWGMEGYIYIRRNTNLTYGVCAINAMASYPTKESSSPSPYPSPTPPPPPVTPPPPPPPPPPSPTPSECGDFSYCPSDETCCCIFEFYGFCLIYGCCPYENAVCCSGTEFCCPSDYPLCDIEEGLCLKNYGDYLGVAASRRKMAKHKLPWSKLELKEEEYQPLQWKRNRFAALR, encoded by the exons ATGGGTTCCCTGAAAATTCAATTGCTTGTTATTTTCTTCATCTGTGCATCACTCACATGCCTCTGTTTCAGCCTACCAAGGGAGTACTCAATACTGGATCATGATGGCCTGGACAGCGCTCTTTCAGAGGAACGAGTCATCGAGCTCTTCCAACGATGGAGGGAGAAGCATAAAAGGGTGTACGAGCATGAACAGGAGGCGGAGAAGAGGTTCGATATTTTCAGGAGGAATTTGAACTACATAATAGAGAAGAATGCAAGGAGAGAGTCGCCGTCCAATGCTCACCGCCTGGGATTAAACAGGTTTGCTGACATGAGCAATGAGGAGTTCAGGGAGGTTTACTTGTCAAAGGTGAAGAAGCCCTTCAACAAGAAGAGCAACACTCTTATAAGTAGGAACATGCAGCAAAAATTGCGATCTTGTGACGATGTTCCTTCGTCCTTGGATTGGAGGAACAAGGGGGTTGTGACCGGCGTTAAGGACCAGGGCTCTTGCG GAAGTTGTTGGTCATTCTCCTCGACTGGTGCTATGGAAGGAATAAACGCCATAGCCACTGGTGACCTAATTAGCCTTTCGGAACAAGAACTTGTGGATTGTGATACGACCAATTATGGCTGTGAAGGAGGTTATATGGACTATGCTTTTGAATGGGTAATAAGCAATGGTGGGATTGATACAGAATCTGATTATCCCTACACGGGTGTGGATGGTACCTGCAACATCACTAAG GAGGAAACCAAAGTTGTAACCATTGACGGCTATGAAGATGTGGCAGAATCAGACAGTGCTCTCTTGTGTGCTACTGTTCAGCAACCCATTAGTGTGGGTATGGATGGTTCTGCACTGGACTTTCAGCTATACACAAGT GGTATCTACGATGGTGACTGTTCAAGTGATCCTGATGACATTGACCATGCAGTCTTAATAGTGGGCTATGGTTCTGAAGATGGTGAGGATTATTGGATAGTGAAGAATTCATGGGGGACAGACTGGGGAATGGAGGGATACATATACATAAGAAGGAACACCAATTTAACATATGGAGTCTGCGCCATTAATGCCATGGCTTCCTATCCAACTAAAGAGTCTTCTTCACCTTCTCCTTATCCATCCCCAACTCCTCCACCACCACCCGTGACACCACCACCGCCACCACCACCGCCACCTCCTTCTCCTACACCAAGTGAATGTGGAGACTTCTCCTATTGTCCTAGTGATGAGACGTGCTGCTGCATATTTGAATTCTATGGTTTTTGCCTGATCTATGGTTGCTGTCCATATGAGAATGCCGTTTGCTGTTCCGGAACTGAGTTCTGCTGCCCAAGTGATTATCCCCTTTGTGATATCGAAGAAGGGCTCTGTCTCAAG AACTATGGAGATTACTTGGGTGTAGCTGCAAGTAGGCGGAAAATGGCTAAACACAAGTTACCATGGTCCAAACTAGAACTAAAAGAGGAGGAGTACCAACCTCTCCAGTGGAAGAGGAATCGGTTTGCTGCATTACGCTGA